Proteins encoded together in one Microplitis mediator isolate UGA2020A chromosome 7, iyMicMedi2.1, whole genome shotgun sequence window:
- the LOC130672083 gene encoding uncharacterized protein LOC130672083 isoform X1, with amino-acid sequence MSQPAWLSAPFIEKALRRSENDDSICIIDCFVKPATNKGDNYTSDMHRVTVEYRHNQGAKAVTEKITIIIKVAPTAEGIHKELIAQAGLFGVEIKMMTTTLKEMELVLKDKKLGGRCLYTQDEDPPLLIIEDLAPLGFRMADRQAGLDLQHCILALRGLAKFHASSVAVYEKTPKYKETYVRGIFNIDNPPDMIRFFTSGMKSLAKAVRSWPELDDTYAEKLEKLADVAYHRASESRIPNETEFNVINHGDFWVNNMLFKYDDAGKVIDHIFVDFQLCVYGSPAVDLSYFFNTSPSEEVLLKHTDNLMEEYAKVLSQTMKKLGCKRAPPTIESLKKSLAKRDVYGFVAACTILPIVLIDKSQAQNIEEIMGQDDAEFNNKAYENPLYKRTMLRRLPEWNATGMLDV; translated from the exons atgtcacAGCCAGCGTGGTTATCAGCACCGTTTATTGAAAAAGCATTACGTCGGTCTGAAAATGACGACTCGATTTGTATAATTGATTGTTTCGTTAAGCCGGCAACAAATAAAGGTGACAATTACACAAGTGACATGCATCGAGTTACTGTTGAGTACCGACATAATCAAGGAGCTAAAGCTGTCacggaaaaaataactattatcATAAAAGTCGCTCCTACTGCCGAAGGTATTCATAAAGAATTA attGCACAGGCCGGTCTTTTTGGTGTCGAgataaaaatgatgacaaCGACTTTGAAAGAAATGGAATTGgtattaaaagataaaaaattaggtGGCAGGTGTCTTTATACACAAGACGAAGATCCGCCGCTTTTGATTATTGAAGATTTGGCGCCACTTGGTTTCCGTATGGCTGATCGTCAAGCTGGCCTTGATTTACAGCATTGCATACTCGCGCTTCGCGGTTTAGCTAAATTTCATGCCAGTTCTGTTGCAGTGTATGAAAAG ACACCAAAATACAAAGAAACGTATGTTCGAGGTATATTCAATATTGACAACCCCCCAGACATGATAAGGTTTTTCACAAGTGGAATGAAGTCCCTAGCAAAAGCCGTCAGATCGTGGCCAGAACTCGATGACACATATGCCGAGAAACTGGAAAAATTAGCGGATGTTGCATATCATCGAGCATCCGAGTCACGTATTCCCAACGAAACCGAATTCAATGTTATTAACCACGGAGACTTCTGGGTTAACAACATGTTATTCAAATACGACGACGCTGGGAAAGTTATAGACCATATATTT gtCGATTTCCAACTATGTGTCTATGGTTCACCAGCAGTTGACTTATCCTACTTCTTTAACACAAGCCCGTCTGAAGAAGTCCTACTGAAGCATACAGACAATTTGATGGAAGAATACGCGAAAGTCCTATCtcaaacaatgaaaaaacTCGGATGCAAAAGAGCACCGCCTACTATAGagagtttgaaaaaatcattagCCAAAAGAGATGTTTATGGTTTTGTAGCAGCTTGTACAATTCTTCCTATTGTTCTCATCGACAAAAGTCAAGCACAGAATATTGAAGAAATAATGGGACAAGACGATGCGGAATTTAATAACAAAGCTTATGAAAATCCGTTGTACAAAAGAACAATGCTGAGAAGATTGCCCGAGTGGAATGCCACGGGAATGCTCGATGTgtaa
- the LOC130672083 gene encoding uncharacterized protein LOC130672083 isoform X2: MSQPAWLSAPFIEKALRRSENDDSICIIDCFVKPATNKGDNYTSDMHRVTVEYRHNQGAKAVTEKITIIIKVAPTAEGIHKELAGLFGVEIKMMTTTLKEMELVLKDKKLGGRCLYTQDEDPPLLIIEDLAPLGFRMADRQAGLDLQHCILALRGLAKFHASSVAVYEKTPKYKETYVRGIFNIDNPPDMIRFFTSGMKSLAKAVRSWPELDDTYAEKLEKLADVAYHRASESRIPNETEFNVINHGDFWVNNMLFKYDDAGKVIDHIFVDFQLCVYGSPAVDLSYFFNTSPSEEVLLKHTDNLMEEYAKVLSQTMKKLGCKRAPPTIESLKKSLAKRDVYGFVAACTILPIVLIDKSQAQNIEEIMGQDDAEFNNKAYENPLYKRTMLRRLPEWNATGMLDV, from the exons atgtcacAGCCAGCGTGGTTATCAGCACCGTTTATTGAAAAAGCATTACGTCGGTCTGAAAATGACGACTCGATTTGTATAATTGATTGTTTCGTTAAGCCGGCAACAAATAAAGGTGACAATTACACAAGTGACATGCATCGAGTTACTGTTGAGTACCGACATAATCAAGGAGCTAAAGCTGTCacggaaaaaataactattatcATAAAAGTCGCTCCTACTGCCGAAGGTATTCATAAAGAATTA GCCGGTCTTTTTGGTGTCGAgataaaaatgatgacaaCGACTTTGAAAGAAATGGAATTGgtattaaaagataaaaaattaggtGGCAGGTGTCTTTATACACAAGACGAAGATCCGCCGCTTTTGATTATTGAAGATTTGGCGCCACTTGGTTTCCGTATGGCTGATCGTCAAGCTGGCCTTGATTTACAGCATTGCATACTCGCGCTTCGCGGTTTAGCTAAATTTCATGCCAGTTCTGTTGCAGTGTATGAAAAG ACACCAAAATACAAAGAAACGTATGTTCGAGGTATATTCAATATTGACAACCCCCCAGACATGATAAGGTTTTTCACAAGTGGAATGAAGTCCCTAGCAAAAGCCGTCAGATCGTGGCCAGAACTCGATGACACATATGCCGAGAAACTGGAAAAATTAGCGGATGTTGCATATCATCGAGCATCCGAGTCACGTATTCCCAACGAAACCGAATTCAATGTTATTAACCACGGAGACTTCTGGGTTAACAACATGTTATTCAAATACGACGACGCTGGGAAAGTTATAGACCATATATTT gtCGATTTCCAACTATGTGTCTATGGTTCACCAGCAGTTGACTTATCCTACTTCTTTAACACAAGCCCGTCTGAAGAAGTCCTACTGAAGCATACAGACAATTTGATGGAAGAATACGCGAAAGTCCTATCtcaaacaatgaaaaaacTCGGATGCAAAAGAGCACCGCCTACTATAGagagtttgaaaaaatcattagCCAAAAGAGATGTTTATGGTTTTGTAGCAGCTTGTACAATTCTTCCTATTGTTCTCATCGACAAAAGTCAAGCACAGAATATTGAAGAAATAATGGGACAAGACGATGCGGAATTTAATAACAAAGCTTATGAAAATCCGTTGTACAAAAGAACAATGCTGAGAAGATTGCCCGAGTGGAATGCCACGGGAATGCTCGATGTgtaa